In Buteo buteo chromosome 16, bButBut1.hap1.1, whole genome shotgun sequence, the DNA window GCAGAGGGTTCTCATACCCTTCGATCGGTCAAGTACAAGACGACTCAACTAATCACTGGCACCTACGCTACCGATTACGAATTGTAGTCAAACTTTGCAAAGCAACTCTAGTTTTGCGGTATTGCAAATTCTCACTGATTATCCACTGAGCCAGATGTCCCTGCAGTCAGTCTTGCCGGAGTGACTGCTCTGTGATGCCAGATGATGCTGGGAGGGATTCCAAGATGTGTCAGAAGGGTTTAGGATGCTGGCATGATCCTGGTTGTCCCGGGGCATCCTTTAACCTTCATGGACAACTCGAAGCTTCTGAGAAGCAAAGTCCATATTTCCAGGGCCAGGCTgcccttttgtttgttttacttaagCATGAACAATCCCAGAGTTGCCAATAAAATTTTGTTACCTCCTCATATTACAGTGTATAATCTGAATTAAGATGTATTAACAAAGTTAATACACTGTCATACTATAAAGACTGGTTGGTATAATAGTGAGGGAGGGGAATTTTCATAAGGGGTCTGGTACCCTTGGGGACCGCAGGGAGCTGGCACAGGGCTTTTTGCAGGTCCCAAATGATGTCCCCAACAAGTGGCATCTTCTGGCCTCCCCCCATATTTGGGGGGGATGGAGTCAGACCCGGGCTCGGGTCCCTCTGCGAGAGCAGGGTTTGCTCCTGACTGCTTCGACCCTGTAAAGGGCTGCCTGAGAGGTAACAGAGCTGGAGGGGATGAGCTCGCAGCCAGCCATCCCAGCGCTGCCTGAAGCCggtctccccccaccccagcggGATTTCGGGGATTTCACAGGCAGGCACAAGCCCAAGCCCTTCGCACGGCATCCTGCCTCCCCACGCCAGCCGTGCACTCAGCCCTGCCTCGACGAGGTTTCCGGGAAGAAACCCCCTCCAAAAAATTAAGGGAGCGGCAATCCGCACCCTGCCAAAGGGACAATAATCCCGGCCAGGGCTTCTTCTGCCAAAAGCCTTTCTCCTCGATGGAGCTAGAAACTTTAGGGGCCTTGAAGTTGTGTCCTGTTGGCCTTGACCGCTTCTACTGAAAATCCAAACTGTGGGGAGCTGGGGTTTGAGGCTGACAGGGGGAGGCAAAGGGGGTTCCCAGTGCTATGCGGCAGGGACCTTATTTAGAGTTTCTTCACCAAGCACCCCAAAACGCTCACGGTTGACCCCAGATGGTCACCCCGGGAGGGGACAAAGAAGGGGACAGAGAAAGGGGCAAGGAAAGAAGGGGGCAAAGAAAAAGGGGGCAAGGTAAAAGGGGACAAGGAAAGAAGGGGGCAAAGAAAAAGGGggcaaagggaggaaagaagaaggggtaAAGAAAAAGGgggcaaagaagaaagaggtaAAGAAGAAGGGGTAAAGAAGAAGGGGGCAAAGAAGGGGTAAAGAAAAAGGGGTAAAGAAAATGGGGGTAAAGAAAAAGGgggcaaagaagaaagaggtaAAGAAGAAGGGGTAAAGAAGAAGGGGGCAAAGAAGGGGTAAAGAAAAAGGGGTAAAGAAAATGGGGGTAAAGAAAGGGGGGCAAAGAAGAAGGAGGCAAAGAAGGGGGTAAAGAAGAAGGAGGTAAAGAAAAAGGGGGcaaagaaagaagggggaagaaaccGGGTAAAGAAAGAGGGACAACGAAGGGAAcgcagaaaaagaaagcaaaaaagggGGCAAAGAAGCGGACACGGAAGGAAGGGGACGAAGAAGGGGGCAAAGACGGGGGGAAGACGGGGACAAGGGGGGGGCcaaaggaagaaggggggggcCGGGGACAGGCGGGGGACGTCCCGTGccgcccgggggggggcggggagctCCTCCCCCCCCCGAGAAGGGGAGCCCGGACGGGGCGGCCCCGACCCGCCCCATCCTCGGCCTCGGGGAAACGAAACCGCCGGCGGCCGAtcgcctcccccccccgcccgccgcagcccccaCGCCGCCGGGATGGAGCGGTCGCGTCCGCTGGGGCCGGCGCTGCCGCCTTACGAGCCGCTGGCGGAGGGGCTGGACATGGAGGGGCTGCCGCGGAGCACCGTCGTGTCGGTGGagccggcgccgccgccccccccccgcgaccACCTGGCCTGGTCCCTCTGCACGACGCTCTACGCCAACGTCTGCTGCCTGGGCTTCATGGCGCTCGTCTTCTCCGTGAAGGTGGGGGGGGTAccggtggggaggggggcgagCGCGGGCGTCGCCTGCAcggtggggtggggggcggccccgggacCCCACTGAGCCCCCGGCCCCAGGGAGACTCATGGAGCCCACAGAGCCCCCCGCAAGCAGCCCCCGGAGCCCCCAAGCCCAGGGAGACCCGTGgaccccccagagcccccaagCCCAGGGAGATCCGGGgaccccccagagcccccaagCCCAGGGAGATCCGGGGACCCCCCGGAGCCCCCAAACCCAGGGAGACCCGTGgaccccccagagcccccaagCCCAGGGAGACCCGTGGACCCCCCGGAGCCCCCAAGCCCAGGGAGATCCGGGgaccccccagagcccccaagCCCAGGGAGATCCGGGGACCCCCCGGAGCCCCCAAACCCAGGGAGACCCGTGGACCCCCCGGAGCCCCCAAGCCCAGGGAGATCCGGGgaccccccagagcccccaagCCCAGGGAGATCCGGGGACCCCacagagccccagccctggggtgccCAAAGCACCCCACAGCACTCCCAAGACAGGAGCCCCATGGACCCCACAGAGCCCCAAAGCCGAGGGTGCCCAATGGACCCCACAAAGCCCCCACTCCGTGGACCCCTGGCCCCACAGAGCCCTGGCTGGAAGCTCCGGAGGAGGCAGGGGTTTGGGGCAGTTGGCACCCCAGAGTACCCCAGTGTTTCACGGGGAGCTCAGCCCGGCATGGCGGCTCAGGCTTAGCACAGCccctccagcacctctcccACCCGGCTGCAGCCTGGAGCCCCCCGGGGTGTCCCCCTCCGCTGGCTCCCCCCAACCCTGCTGActgtcccctctgcctccccacagTCTAGGGACCGCAAAGTCCTCGGCGACTACAGCGGGGCGCTCAGCTACGGCTCCACCGCCAAGTACCTGAATATCACCGCCCTGTTGCTCAACATCTTCCTCGTCATCCTCGTCATCGCCCTGATCGCTAGCGGCACCATCGTCGTGGTGAACCTCTTCAACCAGGAGCATCAATCCTTGTTCGGCCCCACTTAGCCCTTCCCTTGCTCCGTGGGCAGAGCATCCCCCCTTACGTCTGCTAGGAGCCCCCGTCACCCCTCAGAGCTGGGGGTTGTCATCCATGCGGCCTCCCAGACCCTGCTGGGGTCCTGTCCCCCTTTCCTCGCTGCTCAAAGCCCCTACGGAGCCCTCTCTGATGGCTGCCCTCATTGGCCTCCCTGGAGACACCTCTCttctggcagcagctgagcacccAGGAACTGGCTGTAGCAAAGGAAAAGAGCgtgcttttctgcttgctgtttcACTCTGATTTTGTATCCCCAAGTGCCTCTAAGAATAATCCGAAGGAGAATTGCCTCGTTCGGAGAAAACCTGGTTTAAATAAAGGTTTCTTTCACTTTTGCCCCGGCTCGGTTTCATTTTGGCagggggtggtttggggtccCCCCACCCTAGTTTGGCCAGCTGAGAAATGGCATCCACCCTCAGGACGTGCCTGAAGAGGGAAAATTGTCCCTTGGCATGGAGCATCACACAGATGATGAGCCAGGTTCGGTGAACCCGGGTACCCATGGGGAAGAGGCATCCACACAGGATGCAAAGCGCTTGTAAGGCTCACCCCAAGGATGCGAGTAGCACCTCGTCTTTGCCGGGGTGTCACCAGGGGCACCCCCATCCTCACTGACCCTCAGGAGGGTGGTAGGAGCAAGCAGAGCTGAGAGCAAGCTTGTtctgggaggggggggcgcTGTGCAAAGGGCTCAAGCAAAATGAGCTCGAACATGACTCTGTGCAGCCATGCGTGGGGCAGTGGGGCCAGCAGAGGCttccagaaggaaggggaagctgtgggtggtgtggctccATCCCAAATCGCCTTGCTGCAGGACAGAGCCGTACAACTCAGCCCTGAGACATGGGGTGGCGCTGGGACCGCCGGGTGACAGGGACACCAGCTAGGCAAGGCTGCTTTTGGGGTGAAGTGAGAAGGtgaacccccccacccccccaccccaaagctTTTTCAGCATTgtgctgggatagagttaatcttCTTCATggtagctggtatggggctatgttttggatttgtgctggaaactgttgataattcagggatgttcttggtactgctgagcagtgcttatacagagtcaaggccttttctgccctcaccccaccccaccagcgagcaggatgggggtgcacaaggagctgggaggggacatagccgGGACAGGTGACCCCAACTGACCggagggatattccagaccgcaggatgtcatgctcagcatataaagctggaggaagaagaaggaagggggggggaggggatgttcggagtgatggcgtttgtcttcccaagtcaccgttacgcatgatggagccccgctttcctggagatggcagaacgcctgcctgcccatgggaagtgatAAATTacttccttgttttgctttgcctgcgtgcgcagcttttgctttacctattaaactgtctttatctcagcccatgagttttctcacttttaccctttcaactctcttcccccatcccaccgggggaAGTGGGCAAggggctgcgtggtgcttagttgctggctggggttaagccacaacagtcctttttggtacCCAACACAGGGCTCGAAGGGTTGAAGATAACAACAGCTTTGATTGGAATGTGCTAGATCAAATTTATACctgttattgctgtttagcTATTAATCGAGAGGCTCCTGTGCTTGCCATGGGGCTTGTTTGCCTCACTGTGTACTAGAGTCTAGTGCTCGttagtggctgctttttgcttttgctgcttgctgTACTGCTGCACTGCTTATCTTCTGACTGCCATGCCTGGGAACATTTTGATAACAGCAATGGCGATGCgcctgggctggcagatggCCATGGCATCACTCCTGTTTCTGTGGTGCTGtactggacaggctggaactcCAGTATGAACTCGAGTAGAAGGGACTGCGACCTGCAGATGAATTCACATGGGAGCAGGACAGCCCGAAGCATCTGTGGCCGTGGATAACCCCATGCCAGAGCTGGTACATCTTGAAGCATCTGTGGCGGTGGTTATGTCTGTGCCACAGCAGGTACACCTTTGAAGGGATTGTGGCCCAAGGAGAAGTCCAGGCTGGAGAAGGTACACCTCGAAGCATCCGTGGCTGTGCATGCGGTCATGCTGGAGCACCTCAAAGCAactgtggctgtggataagtCTCTGCCGCAGCAGGTATATTCCTGAAGAGACTGTGGCTCATAGACAAGGCTCCACTCGGAGCAGATACACCCCTAAGGGACTGCAGTCTGCAGGTAAGTCCAAGCTGGAGCATGGACAAGGGGAGGAGTTCATTGCAATGTTAAACCCTACGGTCTGCTTTGCAtactaaactgtttttatctcaacccatgagttttctcacttttatacTTCCAagtctctcccccatcccacagtgGGGCAGTGAGCGAGGagctgcgtggggcttagttaccagctggggttaaaccatgacaagcaTCAAGCCTTCACGCCAGCCATTCCTGCTGCCTCAACATAAGGGCTGGCTGGGAAGCGGACAGTAATCCTCACGCCTCCAGGGCTGCTGGCATGTGGCACTCGGCTGCCTGGCTTCGGCAGTGTCCGAAGTGACCTGGGCAAGGCCCCGCAAAAACTCCTGGCTGAAGCCCATCTGGCAGAGCTTCAAGTATGTGGTTGGCCTGGCTTCCCCTTTTCCCAGCTTGCTGGAAGCCTTCGCACTCCTCGCCCTCGGCAGGCTCAGGTCCTTGGGGCTGGGGCCTCAcaaggatgggaaaaaaaagcttttttttttttttttctctctccccaagaACATCAGGCTCCTGCCAAGAAGCCACGCTCATGAGTAAGATGTCAGAAATGCTGCCCGCAAAACAAAACGGTTATTTGTTGCAGGCTCCCTGGCACCGACCTTCTGGTGAATCATTTattcctctgcttcttcccgTAAGAGCAAACAAGCACATGCTCCCAGTTGCAAACTGGGCTGCTCACTGCCCACCCGGCTCACAGGCCACTGACATGCTTGCCAGCAGGATACTGGTTCAAACGTCCCCATCCAGCTGTGGGAGGGGTgagaagttttttaaaagagcagcaAACCCCTGCTCGAAAACATCGCCCTGACTGTTCAGGCTCTTGGCTGCTTCATtacagtgctggcagcagccacaTCCCATTGTCCAAGGGGTTGGCGGCACGCCGGCGGGCTGTGCTGGATCGCACCAGCTCCTGTACCCGCCTTCCTCATCCTGCTTTCTTCCCGACCCCTGCAGAAGCGGGATCCAGCCTTGTTCTGCCCAAATCCCTTGCTGTACATCGCTGCCCCAGGGGGTTTTGATGCCCGTCTGGGCTTGCACGGGGGTGTGGGCTCACTGCAtgctcttccccctcctcaatCAGCCAACGCATGCAAAAAATCCTGGGGCACATCTTCCTAGGGATGTTCTGCAGCCCAAAACCCACCAGGGCAGTCCTAGTTGGATATCCCTGTCGGGAGCAGGATGGAGTCGGACAGGAAGAAGCAGCCCCTCACCCTCtgcacccccccaaaaccctcctcTGTCTCCCCAAAGTGCAATTGGGGCTTTTCAGCATGGGGATGCCCCTCGGCACAGGGTCCTGGTGAGTGCTGGGAGGGAGCCAGGTGGGACGGCAGGAACAGGGTGGGCTTTGAAAGCAGGGAGAGCAAAGCCCTTTTTCTGGGGTAAATCCACCCGATCCGGGGGCTGCCGTCCCGCAATGGGGAGGGGCAGGACAGTGGTGCTCTGAGAATGTGAACAGCCTGTTCCTGCTCTTACGGCAATGGCTTCAGGCTGTTGGCAAGGAGCCACCGAGCCCCTGAGCTCCCAGCCACACTGCCAGAAGCGAGTGCTGAGCAAGCGGTGGGACCCGTGCCGGCCCTCGATGGGCCGTGTAACCCAGTGAGCCGCTCTCAACCCAGCTGAACAAGCCTCCTGCAAACCTCACGGTCCTGCATTCGCCTTGCAGACCCTTCCCTCCAGGCATGCAAAAGCCACCCTCCACCCCGGCGTTTTGCTTTCCAGCACCTTCCCTCCGGCACTTGCCCCAAAAGCCATCAACCACCACATCCCCTTAACTctgcccggccccgctcgggaGCAGCCCTGGGAACTGAAGCACCTCCCCAAGGGCTGGGGTGCGGGTGGGAGTGGGGCCAGGCAGAGgcacccagccagcagcagtaATGAGGATTGAACTTTGTCTCTTGGCTTTCTAGTGTCTCGTTTGTTCAGGTGCAAGggcaaataaatgaaatagCTGGAAATGCAGATGGGGAGGTAGGGATTTCGGTGGGAGGGTGGCAGCAAGCGTGGGTCAGTGAGACACCAGCTGTAATCCCACTGGTGGCAGGGGTTTGCAGGAAATGTCCCTAAACGGACACTCAGAAATGAGGGACAAGGAACAAACCAGCTGTGCTCGGTCCTGGTGGCGGCCAGTTGCCCCGGCCAGCATCCCAATGCCACAGGTCCCTTCGCCTCCACACAAGCTGCAGAAGCAGATAATGCCCCATGGAGGGACACCAGCAGCCCAAAATGGGGAACCTCCGCTgggctcctgccagcagctTTTTCAGCAGCACATACATCAGGTGTTGGGTCTGGGGTGCAAACACCCACCCAGAAAACCCCACCGAGCCCAAgccctcctccctccatccccttgCCCATCTCCACCAGCCTCCCTGCTTCTCACAGCAATTCCTTAATTATCACCACAACCTAATAAACCTCATTACCAAGGTAATGTGTCACCATTACCACTTCCTTGTGCCACCAAGGAAGTAgctgagaaggggaaaaaaaaaaaaaagaaaaaaaaaaaaagaaatctctattTTTGTGTGGGCTTGGGACAAGTGACGTCAGGGGCTGGGACTTTCAGATCCGCACCCAAATTACAGGGACAGCCAGAAAACCTGAATGGCTACAAGTGCAGGTGACGAACGCCTTTGCCCTCCTCCTGGTGCAAACCCTCTGCTCTTTCTGAGTGGGATAAAAcccatttctcagaaaaatacGAGGGCTGAGTTTCCCTTTATCAGCCTCTCACTCGGCTTCCAGGAGCCAGCCACCAAGCAGGAAGGATGCTGATATTTCCAAAACCCACATAGTT includes these proteins:
- the LOC142040530 gene encoding dispanin subfamily A member 2b-like, with protein sequence MERSRPLGPALPPYEPLAEGLDMEGLPRSTVVSVEPAPPPPPRDHLAWSLCTTLYANVCCLGFMALVFSVKSRDRKVLGDYSGALSYGSTAKYLNITALLLNIFLVILVIALIASGTIVVVNLFNQEHQSLFGPT